GCGCGGATGGTGCCCCAGATGCCATTGTTGAAGACCAGCACGACGATGCCGACGCGGTACTGCATGGCAACGCCGAGTTCCTGCAAGTTCATCTGGAAGCAACCGTCACCCGCATAGCAGATCACGGTGCGATCGGGGTTCTCGAGCTTGGCGGCAATGGCCGCCGGCAGGCCGTAGCCCATCGATCCCACGGTCGGCGCCAGGCTGGTGCCAACGCCCTTGAAGCGGTAGTAGGCATGCGGGTACAAGGCGTAGTTGCCCGCGCCAACGGTGATGCAAGCGTCCTGCGGCACGTTGTCGCGGACGTGGCAGGCAGCCACATTGAGGTTGAGGGCGCCCGGCGCGGCCTTGGGTTCCTGCTCGGCCAGGTAGACCTGATGGGCGTCATGCCCGGCGTTGCGCGCCCCCGGGGAACGCGATGGGGAGAGTTCGCTCACCGCGGCGGCAAACGAAACCACGTCCGCGGCAATCGGCAGCGTGGGATGGAACACGCGGCCAAGCTCATTGGCGTCGGGGTACACGTGGACCAGCCTCTGCTTCGGCAGCGGGCTTTGCACCACCGTGTAGCCCTCGCTGGTGGCCTCGCCCATGCGCGTGCCCACCGCGATCAGCAGGTCGCTTTCCTGTACGCGCTTGCGCAACGATTCGGGCATGGCCCAGCCCACATGCCCGGCAAAGTTCGGATGATGGTTGTCGAAGCACTCCAGGCGGCGCCAGGCCACCCCGACCGGCAGCGCGAAGCGCTCGGCAAACCCTTCCATCTGCCGCGACGCCTGCGGCGTCCAGCCCGATCCGCCCAGCAGCAGGAACGGGCGCTCCGCCTGCTCGATCAGCTCGGCCAGCGAGGCCACGGCGTCGGGCGTCGGCGCGCTATAGGCACGGCGGTAACGTGGCACGTCGGCCACCGTGGCCTTGCCCCACAGCGTGTCCTCGGGCAGCGCCAGCACGACTGGGCCGGGCCGCCCGCTGGTGGCTACCGCGAAGGCGCGTGCGATGAATTCGGGAATGCGCTCGGTGCGGTCGATCTGCGCCACCCATTTGGTCATCTGGCCAAACATGCGGCGGTAGTCGACCTCCTGGAACGCTTCACGCTCGTAGAAATCGTTGCCGACCTGGCCAACGAACAGGATCATGGGGGTCGAATCCTGGTAGGCGGTGTGCACGGCGATGCTGGCGTTGGTGGCGCCGGGGCCGCGCGTGACAAAGCAGATGCCGGGCTCGCCGGTCAGCTTGCCTTGCGCCTCGGCCATATAACCCGCCCCGCCTTCCTGCCGGCACACGATGGGCTGGATCTTGTCCTGATGGTCGTACAGCGCGTCGATGCAAGGCAGGTAGCTTTCGCCCGGCACCAGGAAGACGCGTTTCACGCCCTGGATAATCAGTTGGTCGATCAGGATCTGGCCACCGTTGCGCTCAGTGCGCGCCGGCAATGATTGCGGCGATTGCTTGTTCATGGTCGTGAATTCCGTTTTTGCGATCGCCGCCCGCTTCAGCTTGGGTGCGGCGATCCTTCGAAGTCTTGAATACGATGTTTGCGGGCTTGGGCTTTGGCTTGGGCTTGCGCGCAGGCAGTTACTGCAGGAGCGCGGCTTCCAGGATGCCCAGCCCTTCGTCCATCACGGCGTCAGGGATGGTCAGCGGGAACAGGAAGCGCACCACGTTGCCGTAGACACCGCAGGAGAGCAGCAGCAGGCCGCGCTCCAGGGCGCGGTCTTGCACTTGCCGCGTGAATTCGGGATTGGGGCTGCCGTCGGCCTTGCGGAACTCCACGGCAATCATGGCGCCCACGCCGCGGACCTCGCCGATCTCCGGCACGCGCGACTTCAGGCCATCCAGCTTGTCCTGCAACCGCTGGCCGAGCGCGGCGCCGCGCTCGATCAGCCTCTCGCTTTCCAGCACCTCCAGCACCGCCAGTGCCGAGGCCACCGCCAGCGGGTTGCCGGCGTAGGTGCCGCCCAGCCCGCCGGGGGCCGGCGCGTCCATGATCTCGGCCCGGCCGCAAACGGCCGACAAGGGCATGCCGCCGGCCAGGCTCTTGGCCATGGTGGTCAGGTCCGGCGTGACGTCGTAGTGCTCCATGGCAAAGAGCTTGCCGGTGCGGCCAAATCCGGTCTGCACTTCATCGGCCACCAGCAGGATGCCGTGCTCGTCGCAGATGCCGCGCAGCGCGCGCACGAACTCGGCCGGCGCCACGTTGAAACCGCCCTCGCCCTGGACCGGCTCGAAGATGATGGCCGCGACCCGCTTCGGGTCCACATCCGCCTTGAACAGCTGGTGCAGGGCGTTGATCGAATCCTGCACGCTCACGCCATGCAACCCGTACGGGTACGGCGCGTGGAACACGTCGCCCGGGAACGGGCCAAACCCCACCTTGTACGGCACCACCTTGCCGGTCAGCGCCATGCCCATCATGGTGCGGCCGTGGAAGCCGCCGGAGAAGGCAATGACGCCGGGGCGCCCGGTGGCCGCACGGGCAATCTTGATGGCGTTCTCGACGGCCTCGGCGCCGGTGGTGAAAAACGCGGTCTTCTTGGCGAACGCGCCCGGCGCGCGGGCGTTGATCTTCTCGGCCAGTTCGATATAGCTGGCGTAGGGAACGATCTGGTAGGCGGTGTGCGTGAAGCGCTCCATCTGCGCCTGCATGGCTTGCACCAGGCGCGGATGGCGGTGACCGGTATTGAGCACGGCGATGCCGGCCGCGAAGTCGATGTAGCGGTTGCCTTCGACATCCCACAACTCCGAGTTCTCGGCGCGCTCGGCATAGAAGTTGCACATCACACCAACGCCACGGGGCGTGGCGGCATCTTTGCGGCGTACCAGGTCTGCGTTCTTCATTGCATGCTCCATTGCATTGGTGTCCTGCTGTCTTGTCTGGATCTGGGCGGCGGCGCCGTGAGGGGCCGGCCGGGAAATCGGGGGAAAGCGCTTCGGGTCAGGCTTCAGGTCAGACCAGTGCGGCCCTCCGCATGGCGCTAAAGCCGCTTTTTGTGCCACCGCATTTGAAACTCAACAGGTGGCCGGACCAATTCTATGGCTTTCACAGAAAAATTGCCAAATCTTTTGATTTTTTGACTGGGTGGTCAGTCCAATTGAGGGTGATAGTTTCACGTTTTGCCCAGTACGCGCGCTGCGATGCGCGGGAAAGATGACCGATAGCACCCGGAGCGCATGCCCGGCTTGCTGCCAATCCGGGGCCAATTGGCCGGACCACTCCCGCTGGCGCCCCGGAAAGCCGGGCGAAACTCGCCCTGCCCCTTGAACAGACACCGGGTTTTGCTGTATTGATCAGGCCATCAGTCAATTTGCAGCGGCCTTGCCTTCATGTCCTTACTTCAAGCGGTTTCAGCGCAGCGCCTTTACCGGCTGATCGCCGACCAGATTGCCAAGAAAATCAGCGCAGGCGAGTTCGCCCCCGGCGAG
The Cupriavidus basilensis DNA segment above includes these coding regions:
- a CDS encoding thiamine pyrophosphate-binding protein, producing the protein MNKQSPQSLPARTERNGGQILIDQLIIQGVKRVFLVPGESYLPCIDALYDHQDKIQPIVCRQEGGAGYMAEAQGKLTGEPGICFVTRGPGATNASIAVHTAYQDSTPMILFVGQVGNDFYEREAFQEVDYRRMFGQMTKWVAQIDRTERIPEFIARAFAVATSGRPGPVVLALPEDTLWGKATVADVPRYRRAYSAPTPDAVASLAELIEQAERPFLLLGGSGWTPQASRQMEGFAERFALPVGVAWRRLECFDNHHPNFAGHVGWAMPESLRKRVQESDLLIAVGTRMGEATSEGYTVVQSPLPKQRLVHVYPDANELGRVFHPTLPIAADVVSFAAAVSELSPSRSPGARNAGHDAHQVYLAEQEPKAAPGALNLNVAACHVRDNVPQDACITVGAGNYALYPHAYYRFKGVGTSLAPTVGSMGYGLPAAIAAKLENPDRTVICYAGDGCFQMNLQELGVAMQYRVGIVVLVFNNGIWGTIRAHQEREFPGRTVALGFDNPEFSELIRAYRGYGEVVASDEAFGPAFARALAFANTRQLPALLELRYDADGIAPGMTLSQIRSDALARQAGAK
- the gabT gene encoding 4-aminobutyrate--2-oxoglutarate transaminase; its protein translation is MKNADLVRRKDAATPRGVGVMCNFYAERAENSELWDVEGNRYIDFAAGIAVLNTGHRHPRLVQAMQAQMERFTHTAYQIVPYASYIELAEKINARAPGAFAKKTAFFTTGAEAVENAIKIARAATGRPGVIAFSGGFHGRTMMGMALTGKVVPYKVGFGPFPGDVFHAPYPYGLHGVSVQDSINALHQLFKADVDPKRVAAIIFEPVQGEGGFNVAPAEFVRALRGICDEHGILLVADEVQTGFGRTGKLFAMEHYDVTPDLTTMAKSLAGGMPLSAVCGRAEIMDAPAPGGLGGTYAGNPLAVASALAVLEVLESERLIERGAALGQRLQDKLDGLKSRVPEIGEVRGVGAMIAVEFRKADGSPNPEFTRQVQDRALERGLLLLSCGVYGNVVRFLFPLTIPDAVMDEGLGILEAALLQ